The following are from one region of the Alphaproteobacteria bacterium genome:
- a CDS encoding enoyl-CoA hydratase/isomerase family protein has translation MPSLKDTDDQDILAKVEGYAGVITLNRPKALNALSLPMIREMTRCLMEWKDDPEVRTIIIQSGNDKAFCAGGDIRSVYEARQRGDQDYMAAIFQEEYLLNFMIHMCPKPYIALIDGIAMGGGLGISIHGSHRIVTERTVMAMPETNIGFFPDVGASYFLNRCPGEIGTFLGVMGESIGAEDALYAGLATHRLGSLELPGIYQALTNAQGSAEVDDILQDAAGGQSDCLLQTHRNLIDRCFAYNTVEEIFEALQQEGTPIVRDWLKETLKKSPTSLKLALALLRRSKSMSLKEVLALDFQVSRHCVEGHDFFEGIRALLIDKDQNPAWSPSRLSEVSKEMIESYFIPKA, from the coding sequence ATGCCCTCCTTAAAAGATACTGACGACCAGGACATTTTAGCTAAGGTTGAGGGGTATGCTGGCGTCATTACTCTTAATCGTCCCAAAGCTTTAAATGCCCTTTCCCTTCCCATGATTCGAGAGATGACGCGATGTCTTATGGAGTGGAAAGATGATCCAGAAGTGCGCACCATCATTATTCAAAGCGGGAACGATAAGGCTTTTTGTGCCGGTGGGGACATCCGGTCTGTATATGAAGCCAGGCAGAGAGGCGATCAAGACTATATGGCGGCCATTTTTCAAGAAGAATACCTCTTGAACTTTATGATTCATATGTGCCCGAAGCCTTACATCGCCTTGATAGACGGTATTGCTATGGGAGGGGGCCTTGGCATTTCCATTCATGGGAGTCATCGAATCGTGACTGAACGCACGGTGATGGCCATGCCAGAAACGAATATTGGATTCTTTCCAGATGTTGGAGCAAGCTATTTCCTCAACCGTTGTCCCGGTGAAATCGGGACGTTTCTGGGGGTGATGGGCGAAAGCATAGGGGCTGAAGACGCTTTGTATGCTGGGCTTGCTACCCATCGTTTGGGATCTCTTGAGTTACCGGGAATTTATCAGGCATTAACAAATGCGCAAGGGTCAGCTGAAGTAGATGATATTCTGCAGGATGCGGCGGGGGGGCAAAGTGATTGTTTGCTTCAAACGCACCGGAATCTGATTGACCGATGTTTTGCTTACAATACGGTAGAAGAGATTTTTGAGGCCCTCCAACAAGAGGGAACACCCATTGTTCGAGACTGGTTGAAGGAGACTTTGAAAAAATCTCCGACGAGCTTAAAACTGGCTCTGGCGTTGTTGCGACGCTCAAAGAGCATGTCTCTAAAGGAAGTCTTAGCTCTTGATTTTCAGGTGAGTCGACATTGCGTTGAAGGTCATGACTTTTTCGAAGGAATTCGGGCACTTCTTATAGACAAGGACCAGAACCCAGCCTGGAGCCCAAGTCGCTTGAGTGAGGTTAGTAAGGAAATGATTGAGTCCTATTTTATCCCAAAAGCATAA